A window from Vibrio cortegadensis encodes these proteins:
- a CDS encoding AAA family ATPase produces MSLAHEMRVLELESQIELLERLQLLTNFGSNLITVDGGKGSGKSWLAQRYLEAWAQDQNQCLLLCHPSQNDEQHRAMLLSQLVSDPLFNQHDPLVDSLQRLLDGDAVDVVIVIDDAHLLSEILVSELWLLVLEAQHNSLWNINVVLFTESNCLDPLLTRLSYGQEHKPIDIEIDALSAREAEQFFESLVVRYVADDMEKRVRSAFKKTKPLPGELMALGDLKVEKRIIIQAMVGSPVRIAMVVLLLIIMIGGGYWWLLSQPMPEDPEQAIVPNLELTVVSEPEASLSASTSSTSSSVNRLNQEAEVDDNYAGAEDDSLALPPNVVSKTASVGFTEPSQQRVVITSDVVDALLDGKSDSIGRDVIETDAADTSSVDTSVIDNAVADAMKRSQQAAEPVVDSTEAADTQSAIADATAAIAVNEEQAAPNKVITFSFARDELKALSPRSYTLQLAAMNSMEDVQVFIEDNNIQQQVRVYPTARNGQDWYIVTYQDYPTIQLARDAVETLPKALQNLGPWAKSMNQVHREIERAK; encoded by the coding sequence ATGAGTTTGGCTCATGAAATGCGAGTATTAGAATTAGAATCTCAGATAGAGTTGCTAGAACGACTGCAGCTCTTGACGAACTTTGGTTCTAATTTGATTACCGTAGATGGTGGTAAAGGTTCAGGTAAATCTTGGTTAGCCCAACGTTATTTAGAAGCGTGGGCTCAAGATCAAAACCAATGTTTGTTACTTTGTCATCCGAGCCAAAATGATGAGCAACACCGTGCGATGTTGCTGAGTCAGTTAGTCTCTGATCCATTATTTAATCAACACGATCCTCTCGTTGATAGCTTACAACGCCTGTTAGATGGTGATGCTGTCGATGTGGTGATCGTGATTGATGATGCTCATTTGTTGAGTGAAATCTTAGTTTCTGAACTATGGTTATTGGTTTTAGAAGCGCAGCATAATAGCTTGTGGAATATCAATGTCGTCCTCTTTACAGAATCGAACTGTTTAGATCCTTTACTTACTCGCTTAAGTTATGGGCAAGAACATAAACCGATCGACATTGAAATTGATGCATTGTCAGCCAGGGAGGCCGAACAGTTTTTTGAATCATTAGTGGTACGTTATGTTGCTGATGATATGGAGAAACGAGTTCGTTCAGCATTCAAAAAAACAAAACCATTACCCGGTGAGTTAATGGCTTTGGGGGATCTGAAAGTGGAAAAAAGGATTATTATTCAGGCAATGGTGGGTTCGCCAGTTCGAATTGCGATGGTAGTCTTGTTGCTCATCATCATGATTGGGGGTGGTTATTGGTGGTTGTTAAGTCAGCCAATGCCAGAAGATCCTGAGCAAGCCATTGTACCCAATTTAGAGTTAACGGTCGTCTCAGAACCTGAGGCGAGCTTATCTGCATCGACGTCGTCTACATCGAGCTCGGTTAACCGCCTAAATCAAGAGGCTGAGGTGGATGACAACTACGCAGGGGCTGAAGATGATTCTTTAGCATTGCCGCCTAACGTCGTAAGTAAAACAGCAAGTGTTGGATTTACAGAGCCTTCTCAACAGAGAGTGGTGATCACATCAGATGTGGTTGATGCCCTGTTAGATGGTAAGTCCGATAGCATTGGTCGCGATGTGATTGAGACTGACGCCGCTGATACCAGCTCAGTTGATACTAGCGTAATTGATAATGCTGTCGCGGATGCTATGAAGAGATCACAACAAGCAGCAGAGCCTGTTGTTGACTCGACTGAAGCCGCAGACACGCAAAGTGCTATTGCAGACGCAACAGCCGCGATTGCAGTAAATGAAGAGCAAGCTGCTCCGAACAAAGTCATCACCTTCTCCTTTGCGAGAGATGAGCTGAAAGCCTTGTCACCACGCAGCTATACACTTCAGCTTGCCGCAATGAACTCTATGGAAGATGTTCAAGTATTTATTGAAGATAACAATATCCAGCAGCAAGTTCGTGTGTATCCAACCGCTCGTAATGGTCAAGATTGGTATATTGTGACCTATCAAGATTATCCAACCATTCAATTGGCTCGAGATGCGGTAGAAACGCTACCAAAAGCGCTTCAAAATCTTGGTCCTTGGGCTAAATCTATGAATCAAGTACATAGAGAGATAGAACGTGCGAAATAA
- a CDS encoding Dam family site-specific DNA-(adenine-N6)-methyltransferase — MKKQRAFLKWAGGKYGLVEDIQRHLPPARKLVEPFVGAGSVFLNTDYDHYLLADINPDLINLYNLIKESPQAYITEAKRFFTPEYNRKEVYLDVRAQFNQTDDIFYRSLAFLYMNRFGFNGLCRYNKKGGFNVPFGSYKKPYFPEKELIFFAEKAKKATFVCEGYSETFSRARKGCVVYCDPPYAPLSTTANFTSYAGNGFSLDDQAALADVAEKAAFERGIPVLISNHDTTLTRRLYHGAELNVVKVKRTISRNGGSRNKVDELLALFHDQQNALTQEPSSES; from the coding sequence ATGAAAAAGCAGAGAGCATTTCTAAAATGGGCTGGTGGTAAATATGGCCTAGTTGAGGACATACAGCGTCATCTGCCGCCTGCACGTAAATTAGTCGAGCCTTTTGTTGGGGCTGGCTCCGTGTTTTTAAACACCGATTACGATCACTACCTTCTCGCCGATATTAACCCTGATCTGATTAATTTGTATAATCTGATTAAGGAGTCTCCTCAAGCTTACATTACGGAAGCAAAACGTTTTTTCACGCCTGAATATAATCGCAAAGAAGTATACCTAGACGTTCGAGCGCAATTTAATCAAACGGATGATATTTTTTATCGCTCGTTGGCTTTTCTGTATATGAACCGTTTTGGTTTCAATGGTCTATGTCGTTATAACAAAAAGGGTGGGTTTAATGTCCCATTTGGATCGTATAAAAAACCGTACTTCCCTGAAAAAGAACTGATCTTCTTTGCTGAGAAAGCGAAGAAAGCGACTTTTGTATGTGAAGGTTATTCAGAAACCTTTAGTCGAGCACGTAAAGGTTGTGTTGTGTATTGCGATCCGCCTTATGCTCCGCTGTCGACAACCGCTAACTTCACCTCATACGCAGGAAATGGTTTTTCGCTCGATGATCAAGCAGCGCTTGCTGATGTCGCAGAAAAAGCCGCATTTGAACGTGGGATCCCTGTGCTTATCTCCAATCACGACACAACGTTGACTCGACGTTTGTATCATGGTGCAGAGCTTAATGTGGTGAAAGTAAAGCGTACCATCAGCCGAAATGGTGGTAGCCGTAATAAAGTCGATGAATTATTGGCACTTTTTCATGATCAGCAGAATGCTTTAACCCAAGAGCCATCTAGCGAAAGCTAA
- the rpe gene encoding ribulose-phosphate 3-epimerase: MKDFLIAPSILSADFARLGQDVEKVLADGADVVHFDVMDNHYVPNLTFGAPICKALRDYGITAPIDVHLMVKPVDSIVPEFAKAGATMITFHVEASEHIDRTLQLIKENGCKAGVVLNPATPLSCLDYIMDKVDMILLMSVNPGFGGQSFIPNTLDKLRAVRKMIDESGREIRLEIDGGVKVDNIREIAEAGADMFVAGSAIFNRPDYKEVIDEMRAELAKVKR, from the coding sequence ATGAAAGATTTTCTCATTGCACCATCTATTCTCTCTGCAGATTTTGCTCGTCTTGGTCAAGATGTAGAAAAAGTACTCGCTGATGGTGCTGATGTTGTTCACTTTGATGTAATGGACAACCACTATGTACCTAACCTAACTTTTGGTGCGCCAATCTGTAAAGCACTTCGCGATTACGGTATTACAGCTCCAATTGATGTTCACCTAATGGTTAAGCCAGTGGATAGCATTGTTCCAGAGTTTGCAAAAGCAGGCGCAACGATGATCACTTTCCATGTGGAAGCGTCTGAGCATATCGATCGCACTCTTCAACTGATAAAAGAAAATGGCTGTAAAGCGGGTGTTGTCTTAAACCCTGCGACGCCACTTTCTTGCTTGGATTACATCATGGATAAAGTGGATATGATTCTACTGATGTCTGTGAATCCAGGTTTTGGTGGTCAATCTTTCATTCCAAACACGTTAGATAAGCTACGCGCCGTTCGTAAAATGATTGATGAGTCAGGCCGTGAAATCCGCTTAGAAATTGATGGCGGTGTTAAAGTAGATAACATCCGTGAAATTGCAGAAGCGGGTGCCGATATGTTTGTTGCGGGTTCTGCTATTTTTAATCGTCCTGATTACAAAGAAGTGATTGACGAAATGCGTGCAGAGCTTGCAAAAGTTAAGCGTTAA
- a CDS encoding phosphoglycolate phosphatase: MTLSNIKLIAFDLDGTLLDSVPDLAVAADKACQSLGFPAVTEDQVRDYVGNGADILIGRALSQSLDINPELSDELKADARIRFDEFYAQGGHKLSHLYSNVQQTLKTLHQAGFILALVTNKPSVFVPEVLAQHDIGKYFTDVIGGDSFPVRKPDPIALNWLLEKHSVSAEQMLMVGDSKNDILAAKNAGCASFGLTYGYNHGEPISASNPDYIADDIQQLVDVVMVSA; this comes from the coding sequence ATGACCCTGAGTAACATTAAACTTATTGCCTTTGATTTAGACGGAACATTGCTTGATAGCGTGCCTGATTTAGCGGTCGCAGCGGATAAGGCGTGTCAGTCACTAGGTTTTCCTGCCGTTACAGAAGATCAAGTTCGTGATTATGTTGGCAATGGGGCGGATATTTTGATTGGCCGTGCGCTAAGCCAAAGCTTGGATATCAACCCAGAGTTGAGTGATGAACTAAAAGCGGATGCTCGTATCCGATTCGATGAGTTTTACGCACAAGGCGGGCATAAACTGAGTCATCTGTATTCAAACGTCCAACAAACATTGAAAACACTGCACCAAGCGGGCTTTATATTGGCGTTAGTCACCAATAAACCATCAGTCTTTGTGCCGGAGGTATTGGCGCAACATGATATCGGCAAGTACTTTACCGATGTCATCGGTGGCGATTCATTTCCGGTTCGTAAGCCAGACCCTATTGCATTGAATTGGTTACTTGAAAAACACAGCGTCAGTGCTGAACAGATGTTGATGGTTGGCGACTCAAAAAATGACATTTTAGCGGCTAAGAACGCGGGCTGTGCTTCATTTGGTTTGACGTATGGTTATAACCATGGCGAACCAATTTCAGCCTCAAACCCAGACTATATCGCTGATGATATTCAACAATTAGTCGATGTTGTTATGGTTTCTGCCTAA
- the trpS gene encoding tryptophan--tRNA ligase — protein MSKPIVLSGVQPSGELSIGNYLGALRQWQQMQDDYDCQYCVVDLHAITVRQDPKALHEATLDALAICLAVGVDPKKSTLFVQSHVPEHAQLGWLLNCYTQMGELSRMTQFKDKSKRYANDINAGLFNYPVLMAADILLYGAHQVPVGSDQKQHLELARDIANRFNNLYGSEEQGIFQVPEPYIPTVNARVMSLQDATKKMSKSDDNRKNVITLLEDPKSIQKKINKAQTDAETPPRIAHDWENKAGISNLMGLYSAATGKTFEEIEAQYQGVEMYGPFKKDVGAALIEMLTPIQSEYHRIRADRAYMDEVMKAGAEKASERAAVTLKKAYEAVGFVTRP, from the coding sequence ATGAGCAAACCCATCGTATTAAGTGGTGTTCAACCGTCTGGTGAACTAAGTATCGGTAACTACTTGGGTGCTCTACGTCAATGGCAACAGATGCAAGACGACTATGATTGCCAATACTGTGTTGTTGATCTTCATGCGATCACCGTTCGCCAAGATCCTAAAGCGCTGCATGAAGCAACGTTAGATGCATTAGCAATTTGTCTCGCGGTTGGTGTTGATCCTAAGAAGAGCACGCTATTTGTTCAGTCTCACGTACCAGAGCATGCTCAGCTTGGTTGGCTTCTAAATTGCTACACTCAAATGGGAGAGCTGAGCCGTATGACTCAGTTCAAAGATAAATCAAAACGTTACGCTAATGACATTAATGCTGGCTTGTTCAACTACCCAGTATTAATGGCGGCAGATATTTTACTTTATGGTGCGCACCAAGTTCCTGTAGGCAGCGATCAGAAGCAGCATTTAGAATTGGCTCGTGATATCGCTAACCGTTTTAACAATTTATACGGAAGTGAAGAGCAAGGTATTTTCCAAGTGCCAGAACCGTACATTCCAACAGTGAATGCTCGGGTTATGAGCCTGCAAGATGCAACGAAGAAAATGTCTAAGTCGGATGATAATCGTAAGAACGTCATTACTTTGCTTGAAGACCCGAAATCGATTCAGAAGAAGATCAACAAAGCGCAGACAGATGCCGAAACTCCACCACGTATTGCACATGATTGGGAAAACAAAGCCGGTATTTCGAACCTAATGGGTCTGTACTCTGCGGCAACAGGTAAAACGTTCGAAGAGATCGAAGCTCAATACCAAGGCGTAGAGATGTACGGACCGTTTAAGAAGGATGTTGGTGCGGCATTAATTGAAATGCTCACTCCTATCCAGTCTGAATATCATCGTATCCGTGCCGATCGAGCTTACATGGATGAAGTGATGAAAGCTGGTGCTGAAAAAGCATCTGAACGCGCGGCAGTCACGCTGAAAAAAGCGTATGAAGCGGTCGGATTCGTTACTCGCCCATAG
- a CDS encoding porin, with amino-acid sequence MTQRNAIAIALSSLFIACGANAATIYKNDNGDFLKLYGEVGVGGHIGADYEYGEFYKDQSFIDDSFATMGVKGLNGKMHYRLELDYERENWKYGSGDMVLAIDKVFLGYDLYQTQGYSHYIEAGLTDTAFDDYDKWGDFTFDTTVETGEAGDQDMTVKYEGLYFDVIKVGASYSYDSESSSGSKLGEVVNGYVGYFGERFSAVVGMEGRAGSDGESKYGEQRLVGFGARFAATDQIHIGVNAFFEDEDVSTTDAVCIANCADNDDDNDVNQYNEFETQENKGYLVSAKYIFTPQWEFTASYNFEEYEKWAIANKNEQAASGEDKYSWGDERTWGTIGVNYKPTKSSVIALEMNTGEAAQDAYAYARVYF; translated from the coding sequence ATGACCCAGAGAAATGCAATAGCGATTGCGTTGTCTTCGCTTTTTATTGCTTGCGGTGCAAACGCAGCAACCATCTATAAAAATGACAATGGTGATTTTCTAAAGCTTTACGGTGAAGTAGGCGTTGGTGGGCACATTGGTGCAGATTACGAGTACGGTGAGTTTTATAAAGACCAGAGTTTTATTGATGACTCTTTTGCCACAATGGGCGTAAAAGGCCTTAATGGAAAAATGCATTACCGCCTAGAGCTAGATTATGAGCGCGAAAACTGGAAATACGGTTCTGGCGATATGGTTCTAGCGATTGATAAAGTGTTCTTGGGTTATGACCTTTACCAAACTCAAGGTTACTCGCACTACATTGAAGCCGGTTTAACGGATACTGCATTTGATGATTACGATAAATGGGGTGACTTTACTTTCGATACTACGGTAGAGACGGGTGAAGCGGGCGACCAAGACATGACAGTGAAATACGAAGGTTTGTATTTTGATGTTATCAAAGTGGGCGCGTCATACAGTTACGACAGTGAGTCATCTTCAGGCTCTAAACTGGGTGAAGTGGTGAACGGCTACGTTGGCTACTTTGGCGAGCGTTTCTCTGCAGTTGTTGGAATGGAAGGTCGCGCAGGCTCTGACGGTGAATCTAAATACGGCGAACAGCGCTTAGTTGGTTTCGGTGCGCGTTTTGCTGCAACTGATCAAATTCATATCGGTGTGAATGCCTTCTTTGAAGATGAAGATGTCTCAACCACTGATGCTGTCTGTATTGCTAACTGTGCTGATAATGATGACGATAATGATGTAAACCAATACAACGAATTTGAAACTCAAGAAAACAAAGGTTACTTAGTCTCAGCTAAATACATCTTTACTCCACAGTGGGAATTCACAGCATCATACAACTTCGAAGAGTATGAAAAGTGGGCGATTGCTAATAAGAATGAGCAAGCGGCAAGTGGTGAAGATAAGTATAGCTGGGGCGATGAGCGCACTTGGGGAACCATTGGTGTGAACTACAAACCGACTAAATCAAGTGTCATTGCTTTAGAGATGAATACTGGTGAAGCAGCACAAGATGCTTACGCATACGCGCGCGTTTACTTCTAA
- a CDS encoding ExeM/NucH family extracellular endonuclease, with product MNKKMTLLAGAISSVLSGAALADINDIVITEYVESSVDAYAVNSAVEITNFGSTDFTFTDHALYYSKYKNKVLKPDDSTPVLSGVVIPAGKSIVVVADNATSELKAAVAVNGANIIYSGSYNDASGGTAIGHDALNFNGDDAVWIGSDTDATVIHDIIGVDGTEWGKEVTFRRTNDAKAPDKTYEVLHWANMGSDVYTDLGLPTLETPPPPPTPPTEVTLAEVQGSGMFSPLIEEEFGTPLSEEKFYQTEATYKLTAYVGYALPSAGSGLSKGFFLYDNDGNPLTSDGLFVFSSTSPEVGKEVTVVGQVREYFGQTQLSLTEDIVETGNSITPPSPVELKRLPEDGGSFAKTLERHEGMLVKLVEDMDDVKAGNQDMRVTRAFAFDFELYHKGKFRNNLALAYEEPNFHPNQEYVAGSFESLSKIEQNRDATLFLESEKAPSNGKIPYYTDFSYDKPIRINDGIKNVEGVIAYTYDEYRLVVKDPEAGGYQMQTSDITPNTPRPESKKNKYGDDTGEYDIVDEQYDDGFTIKVATQNVLNLFNSPYGGSDNKFGDNRGAKTEIEYERQKAKIVEAIYGLDADILGLMEIENNGFGDFGALKTLLAAVNAKYDEEDYAKRGDQNSIHNRYVFVGFDNNGDTILDENDTIGSDAITSGVIYRPSKVSIVAGQIIQMPEQHAPVVEYPEGGALIDDKGEVRESGDNYQRNSVAATFNVLNTGKTLTVAINHLKSKGSTCHEDWVGWDEWDNFDPVNDDVRNDDYQGSCENFRVSAAYQLGTEMAKIGGDQVILGDMNSYTYEDPMLVLTGNPTKKDIYASSYTFVGKDVFEKNGQKINTTFGYLNAVDLKTPEGKTAWSYSYNNEIGSLDHLLITPSLKDRLVDAADWHINAAESSLNDYSNYKKSSNETENPFYEQTPIRSSDHDPAMVSLGYKYGEAGMHIAVKSSRADVPYAISVIQSELPDNFGSLTDEEKAEITAKRDAELPMSGDVAELTISPMPKGVSLPKVTLTKDGNQTVMFDVVGLPTGDFTFGMKLTRIEMARAAGDVTVIDSKSVAVTVEKRDSSNVKPTAPSYDGSGGAFGFGALLSLFGFGFLRRRRQ from the coding sequence ATGAATAAAAAAATGACTCTACTCGCTGGTGCGATTAGCAGTGTATTAAGTGGTGCTGCACTGGCCGATATCAATGATATTGTGATTACAGAGTATGTTGAATCAAGTGTTGATGCATATGCAGTAAACAGTGCAGTTGAAATTACAAACTTTGGTTCTACTGATTTCACATTCACAGATCATGCTTTGTATTATAGTAAATACAAGAACAAAGTATTGAAACCAGATGACTCAACACCAGTATTGAGCGGCGTGGTGATTCCTGCTGGTAAATCAATCGTTGTTGTTGCAGATAACGCGACATCGGAACTTAAAGCAGCGGTAGCCGTTAATGGTGCGAATATTATCTATTCAGGTAGTTATAACGATGCTAGTGGCGGTACTGCTATTGGACACGATGCTCTAAACTTTAACGGCGATGATGCAGTTTGGATCGGTTCGGACACCGATGCCACGGTTATTCACGATATCATTGGTGTGGATGGAACTGAATGGGGCAAAGAAGTTACTTTCCGTCGAACAAATGATGCTAAAGCGCCAGATAAAACATACGAAGTTCTACATTGGGCGAATATGGGGTCTGATGTATACACTGATTTAGGTCTACCGACGTTAGAAACGCCACCGCCACCACCAACACCACCGACAGAAGTGACCTTAGCTGAAGTTCAAGGTAGCGGTATGTTCTCTCCTTTAATTGAAGAGGAGTTTGGAACCCCACTGAGTGAAGAGAAATTCTATCAAACAGAAGCGACTTACAAACTCACCGCTTATGTTGGTTACGCTCTACCAAGTGCAGGTAGTGGTCTTTCTAAAGGCTTTTTCCTATACGATAACGATGGCAACCCGCTAACCTCTGACGGTCTATTTGTTTTTTCAAGTACTTCACCTGAAGTCGGCAAAGAAGTGACAGTTGTAGGGCAGGTTCGTGAGTACTTCGGTCAAACTCAGCTTTCATTAACTGAAGATATCGTTGAAACGGGTAACAGCATTACGCCACCAAGCCCTGTAGAGCTCAAGCGTCTACCTGAAGATGGTGGCTCTTTTGCGAAAACTTTAGAGCGTCATGAAGGCATGTTAGTCAAACTTGTTGAAGACATGGATGATGTGAAAGCAGGCAACCAAGACATGCGCGTGACTCGTGCATTTGCGTTTGATTTTGAGCTTTACCATAAAGGTAAATTCCGTAATAACCTTGCTTTGGCGTATGAAGAGCCTAACTTCCACCCGAACCAAGAATATGTGGCGGGTAGCTTTGAGTCGCTCTCGAAGATTGAACAAAACCGCGACGCAACTCTGTTCTTAGAAAGCGAAAAAGCACCGAGTAACGGAAAGATTCCTTACTACACTGACTTTAGCTATGACAAGCCTATTCGTATTAATGATGGCATTAAGAATGTTGAAGGTGTTATTGCTTACACTTACGATGAATATCGTTTAGTTGTAAAAGATCCTGAAGCGGGTGGTTATCAGATGCAAACATCTGATATTACTCCAAACACACCACGTCCAGAGTCGAAGAAAAATAAGTATGGTGATGATACTGGCGAATATGACATTGTAGATGAGCAGTATGATGACGGCTTTACTATTAAGGTAGCGACACAAAACGTATTGAACCTTTTCAACTCTCCTTATGGCGGTAGTGATAATAAGTTTGGTGATAACCGTGGTGCTAAGACTGAAATTGAGTATGAACGTCAGAAAGCTAAAATTGTTGAAGCTATTTATGGTTTAGATGCTGATATTCTTGGTTTAATGGAAATTGAGAATAACGGCTTTGGTGACTTTGGCGCGCTCAAAACGTTACTTGCAGCGGTAAATGCTAAATATGATGAAGAAGATTACGCAAAGCGTGGTGATCAAAACTCAATCCATAACCGTTATGTCTTTGTAGGCTTTGATAATAATGGCGATACGATTCTTGATGAAAATGACACTATAGGTTCCGATGCAATCACATCGGGCGTAATTTACCGTCCGTCTAAAGTGTCGATTGTTGCTGGTCAAATTATTCAAATGCCAGAGCAGCACGCTCCGGTCGTTGAATATCCAGAAGGCGGCGCCCTTATTGATGATAAAGGCGAAGTTCGTGAAAGTGGTGACAACTATCAACGAAATTCAGTTGCTGCGACTTTCAATGTTCTTAATACCGGTAAAACACTAACGGTTGCGATTAATCACTTGAAATCTAAAGGATCTACATGTCATGAAGATTGGGTTGGTTGGGATGAGTGGGATAATTTTGACCCAGTAAATGATGATGTTCGTAACGATGATTACCAAGGTTCATGTGAGAACTTCCGTGTATCTGCTGCTTACCAGTTAGGTACAGAAATGGCGAAGATCGGTGGTGATCAAGTTATCCTTGGTGACATGAACTCTTACACCTACGAAGATCCGATGTTGGTGCTAACAGGTAACCCAACTAAGAAAGACATTTATGCTTCAAGCTATACGTTTGTAGGTAAAGATGTATTTGAGAAAAATGGTCAAAAAATCAATACCACATTTGGTTACTTGAACGCTGTTGATCTTAAAACGCCTGAAGGTAAAACCGCATGGAGTTACTCATACAACAATGAGATTGGCTCGTTGGATCACCTGTTAATTACGCCTTCATTGAAAGATCGTTTAGTCGATGCGGCTGATTGGCACATCAACGCGGCTGAGTCTTCATTGAACGATTACAGCAACTACAAAAAATCGTCAAACGAAACTGAAAACCCGTTTTATGAGCAAACACCAATTCGTTCATCAGACCACGATCCAGCAATGGTATCTCTAGGCTACAAATATGGTGAAGCTGGGATGCACATTGCAGTGAAGAGCAGCCGTGCAGATGTTCCTTATGCAATTAGTGTTATTCAATCTGAGTTACCAGATAACTTTGGTTCTCTGACTGATGAGGAAAAAGCTGAGATTACTGCGAAGCGTGATGCTGAACTGCCTATGAGTGGTGATGTTGCAGAGTTGACTATCTCACCAATGCCTAAAGGTGTTTCTTTACCTAAAGTGACCCTTACAAAAGATGGCAATCAAACCGTAATGTTTGACGTTGTTGGTCTTCCTACTGGTGACTTTACGTTTGGTATGAAGCTTACGCGTATTGAAATGGCAAGAGCTGCTGGTGATGTAACCGTCATTGATAGCAAATCGGTTGCCGTAACGGTTGAGAAGCGTGATTCAAGCAATGTTAAGCCTACGGCACCGTCTTACGATGGTTCAGGTGGTGCGTTTGGATTTGGCGCTCTATTGTCACTATTCGGCTTTGGTTTCTTACGCCGCCGTCGTCAGTAA